A stretch of Enterobacter cloacae complex sp. ECNIH7 DNA encodes these proteins:
- the iraP gene encoding anti-adapter protein IraP — protein sequence MKNLIAELLVKLAQKEEESKELVAQVEALEIVVTALLRQMAKTDQQALIESVEGALDSVRPESQVPVEDAEMLHQYVKKLLRHPRT from the coding sequence ATGAAAAATCTCATTGCTGAATTGCTGGTCAAACTGGCACAAAAGGAAGAGGAGTCAAAAGAGCTGGTTGCTCAGGTCGAAGCGCTGGAAATTGTGGTCACCGCGCTGCTGCGACAAATGGCGAAAACCGATCAGCAGGCGTTGATTGAGAGCGTGGAAGGCGCACTGGACAGCGTCAGGCCTGAATCGCAGGTTCCGGTTGAGGATGCCGAGATGCTCCACCAGTACGTAAAGAAGCTGTTAAGGCATCCGCGCACCTAA
- the phoA gene encoding alkaline phosphatase — translation MKQSALFIALLPLLITPAIYADTAQTSVLDNRAAKGDITQPGGARRLSEDQTAAIRASLNDKPAKNIILLIGDGMGDSEITAARNYAEGAGGFFKGIDALPLTGQYTHYALDKKTGKPDYVTDSAASATAWSTGVKTYNGALGVDIHEKDHQTLLEMAKAAGLATGNVSTAELQDATPAALVAHVTSRKCYGPSVTSEKCPTNALEKGGKGSITEQLLNARPDVTLGGGAKTFAETATAGEWQGKTLREQAQARGYQLVSDASSLAAITEANQDKPLLGLFSDGNMPVRWEGPKASYHGNIDKPAVTCTPNPKRTDSVPTLAAMTDKAISLLSKSEKGFFLQVEGASIDKQDHAANPCGQIGETVDLDEAVQKALEFAKKDGNTLVVVTADHAHASQIIPADTKAPGLTQALNTKDGAVMVLSYGNSEEESMEHTGTQLRIAAYGPHAANVVGLTDQTDLFYTMKAALGLK, via the coding sequence TTGAAACAGAGCGCACTTTTCATCGCATTACTTCCCCTGTTAATTACCCCTGCCATTTATGCCGATACTGCCCAAACCAGCGTGCTGGATAATCGCGCGGCAAAAGGGGATATCACCCAGCCTGGCGGCGCACGCCGTTTATCAGAAGATCAAACTGCCGCTATTCGCGCTTCGCTGAATGATAAGCCGGCGAAAAATATTATTCTGCTTATTGGCGATGGAATGGGGGATTCCGAAATTACGGCGGCGCGAAATTATGCCGAGGGTGCGGGCGGCTTTTTTAAAGGTATCGACGCATTACCGTTGACCGGACAATATACCCATTACGCGCTGGATAAAAAAACCGGTAAACCGGATTACGTCACGGACTCGGCGGCCTCTGCTACGGCGTGGTCCACCGGCGTGAAAACCTATAATGGCGCGCTGGGTGTGGATATTCACGAAAAAGATCACCAAACCCTTCTGGAGATGGCAAAAGCGGCGGGCCTGGCGACCGGCAACGTCTCCACCGCTGAACTTCAGGATGCAACGCCCGCGGCGCTGGTGGCGCATGTAACCTCGCGTAAATGCTACGGCCCGTCAGTGACCAGCGAAAAATGCCCGACGAACGCGCTGGAAAAAGGCGGCAAAGGCTCGATTACGGAACAGCTGCTGAACGCGCGTCCTGACGTGACCCTGGGCGGCGGCGCGAAAACCTTTGCAGAAACCGCAACGGCGGGCGAGTGGCAGGGCAAAACGCTGCGCGAGCAGGCGCAGGCCCGCGGCTATCAGCTGGTGAGTGACGCCAGTTCGCTGGCAGCCATCACCGAGGCGAACCAGGACAAGCCGCTGCTGGGGCTATTCTCTGACGGCAACATGCCCGTGCGCTGGGAAGGACCAAAAGCCTCTTATCACGGCAATATCGATAAACCTGCAGTAACCTGTACGCCTAACCCGAAACGCACGGACAGCGTACCGACGCTGGCGGCGATGACTGATAAAGCTATCTCTCTGCTGAGCAAGAGCGAAAAAGGGTTCTTCCTGCAGGTGGAAGGCGCGTCGATTGATAAGCAGGATCATGCGGCGAATCCGTGCGGCCAGATTGGCGAAACCGTCGATCTGGACGAAGCGGTGCAGAAGGCGCTTGAGTTCGCGAAAAAAGACGGCAACACCCTGGTGGTGGTCACCGCGGACCATGCGCACGCCAGCCAGATTATTCCGGCAGATACCAAAGCCCCGGGCCTGACGCAGGCGCTGAATACCAAAGATGGCGCCGTTATGGTGTTGAGCTACGGCAACTCTGAAGAAGAGTCCATGGAGCACACCGGCACCCAGCTGCGCATTGCAGCCTATGGGCCGCACGCGGCAAACGTGGTAGGCCTGACCGATCAAACGGATCTGTTCTACACCATGAAGGCGGCGCTGGGTCTTAAATGA
- the psiF gene encoding phosphate starvation-inducible protein PsiF → MKTTLLVTLLSGLFLIASANAEEKTLTPQQQRMTTCNQQATSQSLKGDARKTYMSDCLKNGAAKPAEKSLTPQQQKMRECNAKATEQSLKGDDRSKFMSACLKKKV, encoded by the coding sequence ATGAAAACAACATTACTGGTTACTCTGCTCTCTGGCCTGTTCCTGATCGCATCGGCGAACGCGGAAGAGAAAACGTTAACGCCGCAACAGCAGCGTATGACCACCTGTAATCAACAGGCGACGTCTCAGAGTCTGAAGGGAGATGCTCGCAAGACATACATGAGCGACTGCCTTAAAAACGGCGCCGCGAAGCCGGCTGAAAAAAGCCTGACGCCGCAGCAGCAAAAAATGCGCGAGTGTAATGCGAAAGCAACCGAACAGTCCCTTAAAGGGGACGACCGCAGCAAGTTCATGAGCGCGTGCCTGAAGAAAAAAGTGTAG
- the adrA gene encoding diguanylate cyclase AdrA, translating to MMNDETYYNKKRIREEWSLTLSQDDPHRAGIQFARRVRLARAVGLAAMFFPVAGMLVTHFLPGGWWLLLVGWSFVWPHFAWQLSCRAASPHQQEIFNLKIDAIIAGLWIGVMGMNALPTAALVMMVGMNMMGSGGCRLFIPGIALTLLSALVTLPLVGKVAVFNPDLVEWGLTLPVLVLYPMLFAWLSHRTAVRLAEHKQRLEMMSTRDGMTGVFNRRHWEMLLRNEFEHCRRDHSTATILLIDIDHFKNINDTWGHDVGDEAIVAITRQLQRSVRSGDAIGRFGGDEFAVIMSQTAAESAIAVMSRLHERLEKLTLPCAPKEALRISVGVAPWGPQFGHYREWLKAADVALYRAKNAGRGRTEVAA from the coding sequence ATGATGAATGATGAAACGTATTACAACAAAAAGCGCATTCGGGAAGAGTGGAGTTTAACCCTTTCTCAGGATGACCCTCACCGCGCCGGCATTCAGTTTGCCCGGCGAGTCAGGCTGGCGCGCGCCGTCGGCCTGGCGGCAATGTTTTTCCCCGTTGCGGGGATGCTGGTCACCCATTTTTTACCCGGCGGCTGGTGGCTTTTACTGGTGGGGTGGTCGTTCGTCTGGCCCCATTTTGCCTGGCAGCTGTCCTGCCGCGCCGCTTCACCCCATCAGCAGGAAATTTTCAATCTTAAAATCGATGCCATTATTGCCGGGCTCTGGATCGGCGTGATGGGGATGAATGCGTTACCGACGGCAGCGCTGGTGATGATGGTGGGGATGAATATGATGGGCTCCGGGGGCTGTCGCCTGTTTATCCCGGGGATCGCGTTGACCCTGCTCTCCGCGCTGGTGACGCTGCCACTCGTCGGGAAGGTGGCCGTCTTCAACCCCGACCTTGTGGAGTGGGGCTTAACGTTACCCGTACTCGTGCTGTATCCCATGCTGTTTGCCTGGCTCAGTCACCGAACCGCCGTCAGGCTTGCGGAACATAAGCAGCGGCTGGAAATGATGAGCACACGAGACGGGATGACCGGGGTCTTCAACCGCCGACACTGGGAAATGCTGCTGCGAAATGAATTTGAGCATTGTCGGCGCGACCACAGCACCGCCACGATATTGCTGATTGATATCGACCACTTTAAAAACATCAACGACACCTGGGGGCACGACGTGGGCGACGAGGCGATCGTTGCTATTACGCGTCAGCTCCAGCGGTCGGTACGGTCAGGCGATGCGATCGGCCGGTTTGGCGGGGATGAGTTTGCAGTGATCATGTCGCAGACCGCGGCGGAGAGCGCCATCGCCGTGATGTCACGGCTGCATGAGCGTCTGGAAAAACTGACGTTACCGTGTGCGCCAAAAGAAGCGCTGCGCATAAGCGTAGGCGTTGCCCCCTGGGGGCCGCAGTTTGGACATTATCGGGAATGGCTGAAGGCGGCCGACGTCGCGCTGTACAGGGCGAAAAATGCCGGGCGCGGCCGCACCGAAGTGGCCGCCTGA
- the proC gene encoding pyrroline-5-carboxylate reductase produces MDKKIGFIGCGNMGKAILGGLIASGQVLPGQIWVYTPSPDKVAELRDQYGINAAESAQEVAQVADIVFGAVKPNIMIKVLSDITSSLNKETLVVSIAAGVTLDQLARALGHDRKIVRAMPNTPSLVNAGMTSVTPNALVTTEEVADVLNIFRCFGEAEVIAESMIHPVVGVSGSAPAYVFMFLEAMADAAVLGGMPRAQAYKFAAQAVMGSAKMVLETGKHPGELKDMVCSPGGTTIEAVRVLEERGFRSAVIEAMAKCMEKSEKLSKS; encoded by the coding sequence ATGGACAAGAAAATCGGGTTTATCGGCTGCGGTAACATGGGCAAAGCCATCCTGGGCGGTCTGATCGCCAGCGGGCAGGTGCTGCCGGGTCAGATTTGGGTCTATACCCCGTCACCGGACAAAGTCGCCGAGTTGCGCGATCAATACGGGATCAACGCCGCCGAAAGCGCGCAGGAAGTCGCCCAGGTCGCCGATATCGTCTTTGGTGCCGTCAAGCCGAACATCATGATCAAAGTGCTGAGCGATATCACCTCCAGCCTGAATAAAGAGACGCTGGTCGTGTCGATTGCCGCGGGCGTCACGCTCGATCAGCTGGCGCGCGCGCTGGGTCACGATCGTAAAATCGTCCGCGCGATGCCTAACACCCCCTCGCTGGTCAATGCCGGCATGACCTCCGTCACGCCTAACGCGCTGGTGACCACGGAAGAAGTGGCCGACGTGCTGAATATTTTCCGCTGCTTCGGTGAAGCAGAAGTGATTGCCGAATCGATGATCCATCCGGTGGTTGGCGTGAGTGGCTCAGCCCCTGCCTATGTGTTCATGTTTTTAGAAGCGATGGCCGACGCCGCCGTGCTTGGCGGAATGCCGCGCGCGCAGGCGTATAAGTTCGCCGCGCAGGCCGTCATGGGCTCCGCCAAAATGGTGCTGGAAACCGGCAAACATCCGGGTGAACTGAAAGATATGGTCTGCTCCCCGGGGGGTACCACCATCGAAGCGGTGCGGGTGCTGGAAGAGCGCGGGTTCCGCTCGGCCGTCATTGAAGCGATGGCAAAATGCATGGAAAAATCAGAGAAGCTGAGTAAATCCTGA
- a CDS encoding YaiI/YqxD family protein produces the protein MAIWVDADACPNVIKEILFRAAERVQMPLTLVANQNIRVPPSRFIRSLRVPAGFDVADNEIVRLCSAEDLVITADIPLAAEVLEKGAAALNPRGERYSPSTIREKLTMRDFMDTMRASGVQTGGPDSLSQRDRQQFAAELDKWLLEVKRRTA, from the coding sequence ATGGCGATTTGGGTTGATGCGGACGCGTGTCCGAATGTGATTAAAGAGATTTTATTTCGTGCCGCCGAGCGCGTTCAGATGCCGCTGACGCTGGTGGCGAACCAGAATATTCGCGTACCGCCTTCGCGGTTTATCCGCTCCTTGCGCGTGCCGGCCGGGTTCGACGTGGCGGATAACGAAATTGTTCGCCTGTGCAGCGCGGAGGATCTGGTGATCACGGCGGATATTCCGCTGGCTGCCGAAGTGCTGGAGAAAGGGGCGGCGGCGCTCAATCCGCGCGGGGAGCGTTACTCGCCTTCGACCATTCGGGAAAAGCTCACCATGCGCGATTTTATGGATACGATGCGGGCCAGCGGCGTGCAGACCGGTGGACCGGACAGCCTGTCCCAGCGCGACCGTCAGCAGTTCGCTGCCGAGCTGGATAAATGGCTGCTGGAAGTGAAGCGCCGTACAGCGTAA
- the aroL gene encoding shikimate kinase AroL → MTQPIFLVGPRGCGKTTVGLELARVCHRQFVDTDHWLQTEAGKTIAEIVEQEGWESFRARETAALKAVTTPSAVIATGGGIVLAECNRHFMREKGIVIYLSAPVSALVGRLEAFPEEGQRPALTSRPLSEEVSEVLAERDALYREAAHHVVDASASPEDVVIQIITALRLACAS, encoded by the coding sequence ATGACCCAACCCATCTTTTTAGTTGGCCCCCGCGGCTGTGGGAAAACCACCGTTGGCCTGGAGCTGGCACGCGTGTGTCATCGCCAGTTTGTTGATACCGACCACTGGCTGCAAACCGAGGCCGGAAAAACCATCGCTGAGATCGTTGAGCAAGAGGGATGGGAGAGCTTTCGCGCACGCGAAACGGCCGCGCTGAAAGCGGTCACCACCCCGTCTGCCGTGATCGCGACCGGCGGCGGCATCGTTCTGGCGGAGTGCAATCGTCACTTTATGCGCGAAAAGGGGATTGTGATTTATCTCAGCGCGCCGGTGTCGGCTCTGGTAGGACGGCTGGAAGCCTTTCCGGAAGAGGGGCAACGCCCCGCGCTGACCTCCAGGCCGCTCAGCGAAGAGGTGAGCGAAGTGCTGGCCGAACGCGATGCGCTATATCGCGAAGCGGCTCACCACGTAGTGGATGCGTCGGCCTCTCCCGAAGACGTTGTGATTCAGATTATTACCGCCCTGCGTTTGGCTTGTGCCAGCTAA
- the yaiA gene encoding protein YaiA — protein sequence MPTRPPYPREARVVTVEKGQTGHTVTWYQLRADHPKPDSLISEHETEQEALDAKRRYEDPDIT from the coding sequence ATGCCAACCAGACCTCCCTATCCGCGTGAAGCGCGCGTTGTTACCGTTGAAAAAGGCCAGACGGGTCATACCGTGACCTGGTACCAACTGCGTGCCGATCACCCCAAGCCGGACTCGCTGATCAGTGAACACGAGACTGAACAGGAAGCGCTGGATGCGAAACGGCGCTATGAAGATCCCGACATAACCTGA
- a CDS encoding AroM family protein yields the protein MKATLAILTIGVVPVSEVLPLLTEHVSEQQITHLSLLGKMSREEVMEDYAVEAGEDPLATLLSDGKLAHVSRQKIERALQGVIEVLDNQGYDVILLMSTAPIKGLTARNAILLEPMRIIPPLVASIVDGHQVGVIVPIEELMDNQEAKWHVLEKVPLYALANPFWDSESRLIAAGKELLERGADVLILDCLGFHQHHRDLLQKALDVPVLLSNVLMARLASELLM from the coding sequence ATGAAGGCAACGTTGGCGATCCTCACCATTGGTGTGGTCCCTGTAAGCGAAGTGTTACCGCTCTTAACCGAGCATGTATCTGAACAACAGATAACGCATCTTAGCCTGCTGGGGAAGATGAGTCGGGAAGAGGTCATGGAAGACTACGCTGTCGAGGCGGGGGAGGATCCCCTGGCAACGTTATTAAGCGACGGTAAACTGGCGCATGTTTCACGCCAGAAAATTGAGCGCGCGCTGCAGGGCGTAATAGAAGTGCTCGATAATCAAGGTTATGACGTTATTTTGCTGATGAGTACCGCGCCCATTAAGGGCCTCACGGCGCGTAATGCGATTTTGCTGGAGCCGATGCGGATCATTCCACCGCTGGTGGCCTCCATCGTGGATGGTCATCAGGTGGGGGTGATTGTGCCTATTGAGGAGCTCATGGATAACCAGGAGGCAAAGTGGCACGTGCTGGAAAAAGTGCCCTTGTATGCGCTGGCAAATCCGTTCTGGGACAGTGAGTCCAGGCTCATTGCTGCCGGGAAGGAACTGCTTGAGAGAGGGGCAGATGTCTTGATCCTGGACTGCCTCGGTTTCCATCAGCATCATCGTGATCTGCTGCAAAAAGCGCTGGATGTTCCCGTGCTGTTATCCAACGTTCTGATGGCTCGCCTGGCCTCGGAACTCCTTATGTAA
- the ppnP gene encoding pyrimidine/purine nucleoside phosphorylase, translating into MLQSNEYFSGKVKSIGFTSSSTGRASVGVMAEGEYTFGTAEAEEMTVVSGALNVLLPGETEWKVYAAGQVFNVPGHSEFHLQVAEPTSYLCRYLK; encoded by the coding sequence ATGCTTCAAAGTAACGAATACTTTTCCGGTAAAGTGAAATCCATTGGTTTTACCAGCAGCAGCACTGGCCGCGCCAGTGTCGGCGTTATGGCGGAAGGGGAATACACCTTTGGCACGGCGGAAGCTGAAGAAATGACGGTCGTCAGCGGGGCGCTGAACGTCTTACTGCCGGGTGAAACGGAATGGAAAGTTTACGCTGCCGGGCAAGTTTTCAACGTCCCTGGCCACAGCGAGTTTCATTTGCAGGTCGCTGAACCTACCTCTTATCTGTGCCGCTACCTGAAATAA
- the rdgC gene encoding recombination-associated protein RdgC, which translates to MLWFKNLMVYRLSRDVSLRAEEMEKQLAAYTFSPCGSQDMAKTGWVPPMGSQSDALTHASSTGQIIVCARKEEKILPTPVVKQALEAKIFKLEAEQGRKLKKTEKDSLKDEVLHSLLPRAFSRFSQTMMWIDTVNGLIMVDCASAKKAEDTLALLRKSIGSLPVVPLALETPIELTLTEWVRSGAAAQGFQILDEAELKALLEDGGVIRAKKQDLVSDEIAVHIEAGKVVTKLALDWQQRIQFVMCDDGSVKRLKFCDELRDQNEDIDREDYAQRFDADFILMTGELAALIQNLVEGLGGEAQR; encoded by the coding sequence ATGCTGTGGTTCAAAAATTTGATGGTTTACCGTCTCAGCCGCGACGTTTCGCTGCGTGCAGAAGAGATGGAAAAACAGTTAGCCGCTTATACCTTTTCCCCTTGCGGTAGCCAGGATATGGCGAAAACCGGCTGGGTTCCGCCAATGGGTTCACAAAGCGATGCACTGACCCACGCCAGCAGCACGGGTCAAATCATCGTCTGCGCCCGTAAAGAAGAGAAAATCCTGCCGACGCCGGTGGTTAAGCAGGCGCTCGAAGCGAAAATTTTCAAGCTGGAAGCCGAACAGGGCCGCAAGCTGAAAAAGACGGAAAAAGATTCGCTGAAAGACGAAGTGCTGCACTCCCTGCTGCCGCGCGCCTTCAGCCGCTTCAGCCAGACCATGATGTGGATCGACACCGTCAACGGGCTGATCATGGTGGACTGCGCCAGCGCCAAGAAAGCAGAAGATACGCTGGCCCTGCTGCGTAAAAGCATCGGATCTTTACCGGTCGTTCCGCTGGCGCTGGAAACGCCGATCGAGCTTACGCTGACCGAATGGGTACGCAGCGGCGCTGCGGCTCAGGGTTTCCAGATCCTTGATGAAGCCGAGTTGAAAGCCCTGCTGGAAGATGGCGGCGTGATCCGCGCGAAGAAGCAGGATCTGGTGAGCGACGAGATCGCTGTACACATCGAAGCGGGTAAAGTGGTCACTAAACTGGCGCTCGACTGGCAGCAGCGCATCCAGTTCGTGATGTGCGACGACGGCTCCGTGAAGCGTCTTAAGTTCTGCGACGAGCTGCGCGATCAGAACGAAGATATCGACAGGGAAGATTACGCCCAGCGCTTTGACGCGGACTTTATCCTGATGACCGGCGAGCTGGCCGCGTTGATTCAGAATCTGGTGGAAGGTCTCGGCGGCGAAGCGCAGAGATAA
- the mak gene encoding fructokinase: protein MRIGIDLGGTKTEVIALSEQGEQLFRHRLPTPRDDYHQTIETIASLVEMAEQATGQTGSVGMGIPGSISPYTGVVKNANSTWLNGQPFDKDLSQRLNREVRLANDANCLAVSEAIDGAAAGAQTVFAVIVGTGCGAGVAFGGRAHIGGNGTAGEWGHNPLPWMDEDELKYRAEVPCYCGKQGCIETFISGTGFATDYHRLSGQPLKGNEIMRLVEEQDPVAELALSRYEMRLAKSLAHVVNILDPDVIVLGGGMSNVDRLYATVPNLVKQWVFGGECETPIRKAVHGDSSGVRGAAWLWPE from the coding sequence GTGCGTATTGGGATCGATTTGGGCGGCACCAAAACAGAAGTCATCGCGCTGAGCGAACAGGGGGAGCAGCTGTTCCGCCACCGTTTGCCGACACCGCGCGATGATTATCACCAGACTATCGAGACGATTGCCAGCCTGGTTGAGATGGCAGAGCAGGCGACAGGGCAAACCGGCAGCGTCGGGATGGGGATCCCGGGGTCGATCTCGCCGTATACCGGGGTGGTTAAAAATGCCAACTCCACCTGGCTCAACGGTCAGCCGTTTGACAAAGATTTGAGCCAACGTCTGAACCGGGAAGTGCGTCTGGCCAACGACGCCAACTGCCTGGCGGTCTCTGAGGCCATCGACGGCGCGGCGGCCGGTGCCCAGACCGTGTTTGCAGTGATCGTTGGTACCGGCTGCGGAGCGGGCGTGGCGTTCGGCGGGCGTGCCCATATCGGCGGCAACGGCACGGCAGGCGAGTGGGGACACAACCCGCTGCCGTGGATGGATGAAGACGAGCTTAAATATCGCGCTGAAGTGCCGTGCTACTGCGGAAAGCAGGGCTGTATTGAGACGTTTATCTCCGGCACCGGTTTTGCGACCGATTACCACCGCTTAAGCGGCCAGCCGTTAAAGGGCAACGAAATCATGCGTCTGGTCGAAGAACAGGATCCGGTCGCCGAGCTGGCCCTTAGCCGCTACGAAATGCGGCTGGCGAAATCCCTGGCGCACGTGGTGAATATTCTCGATCCGGACGTGATTGTGCTCGGCGGCGGCATGAGCAACGTTGACCGGCTGTACGCCACGGTTCCGAACCTTGTCAAACAGTGGGTCTTCGGCGGCGAGTGTGAAACCCCGATCCGCAAAGCTGTCCACGGTGACTCCAGCGGCGTGCGCGGCGCGGCGTGGCTGTGGCCGGAATAA